The stretch of DNA GCGATGAAGTTGGCTTTGTTGGTGGAAAGGAGACACGTGGGAGGATTGTGAGCCCATCTCGTCTTGTGCCAAGTCTGGTGCGCTATCTGGCCTTCGTATGCTTTTATCTGCAAATGTAAGATCAACTTTCACCGCTCCAGAACCCTTGCGGAGGTGATTGGAATGCTGATGGTTAGCCTCAGGGGTCCGATGGCGCCTAACTCCATTCAAGGCTAACTGTATTTGATCCAGATGAGCATCTTGAGACGGATACTGCATGGGGTAATTGAGATAAGCTGGATGGTAGTTGGAGGCCATGTTGCTAGGAAGAGTATTGAACCCATTGACCGCTTTAGCTGCAGCCTTATTGGCGGCAGCAGTGATATCGGCAGCAGATGTTACCCATTGCTGAAGATCATCAAGGCTTGAGGACCGCGAACTCGCCAAATTGGCATCCTTAAAATGTACACCTTTTGTCGAATCATCGTCAAGTAGTGCATCTGGCGGTGGAGGCAAATCTGGGAACAGATACTCATCGTTGGCTATATGAGATGCCTGTTCTGACACCGGTTTTTGGTAGCGAGGCTGTGGAACGAGGTCCTTGAACTTGGGCATTACCGCACATGTCTTGTAATTCAATCGCTCGAGTTGAGCCTTTGATGCCTGAGGTGGAGGACCACTAAGGCTCGATTTCCTGACAGAACTCGATTTTGGCCCGTGTGTGAGGGACTGTCGATTGACTATAAGACTCACACCAGAGGCCATTGAAGATGACGGTGGTGGTGGACCGTTGGTCGGAGATGATCCGAAGTCGAGGATATTGGAACCTAGCTTCCCATTACTCAAGAAGGGCTGTGAAGAGTGCCGAATAGaatctttttcaagtttgccTGGAGTAAACACTTGGTTGGGCTTGAAGTGGTCTTCAGGCCCACGCCAGGCCTTCTGTCCAATTTGATTAAGGTGTTGCTGAGAGGCCCGAGATATGGTAACGTAATGAGGTGCAGCGGAGTCTAGTCTCCATCGCTGATCGCCCGCCATTGACAGCGTTGAAGACCGTCGAGTTAGTTGATGCCGTCGATTGGATCGCTTGTTGACTCGATCTGCCTCACCATCACTTAATGCGCCGCTTTTGAGGTCGTCCATTGAACTGGAGGACTGCAATCGGTCGTAATTTGAAGGGAACGAATGAAAACCTGCGAAATGATCACCTGGATGAGCCTGGGCTTGAGGGTGGATGACGGATTGAACCGGCTGATCTCGCCAGCCAGTCCCAGACAAAACATCCGGGAATTGCGTCTGATGGAAGTACATGGCAGAAGCAGGCCGTTGGTAGGGCTCATTGGGCAGCatgttcaagtttttggcaatcaaattggaactaGGTCGACCACTTGGATCTGGTCCAGGGAGTGTACTGGAGGTCGGGTGGGGAGGATAGAAACCTGGATAAGCCTGAGCCATGCCCGgatgaaagtgaaaatggTGCCAATTTGATTCCCCACAACAAGGGCACAATGGAAGCCCAGTGGAACCGTCGATCATAATCCCGTGCTTGCCATTGGGTGATCCCATCTTCGCACCTGTCGGTGGTGGTGGGTTCCGGTAGGTTGGCGGCATCATCGGCCGCAATTGAGGCCAATGTGGATGAGGGACCCCAGGCATCAGCCCATTTGGCACTGCTGTGTATGGGTGCCTCCAATTTATGGGCTGACCAAACGGAATCATCCCGTTCTGGTTCATGGCCCGAGGGTACGGATAGAAATGATGAGCAGCCATGGGTTGCAGTTGGTTGTGGATGAGATTGGTCTTAATATTGGTCTTTCCACCACTGCCAAAGTCGTCGTCCGATGACGAAAGCCCGTTATCACTCAATTTGGTATTGCTCGTCTCCAGCAAGGATTTTGATTCCGCGGTCGTGGTCTTCATCGTGGAGTTGGACACACTTCGAACGGCCTTCGTCAGTTCCATCTCACCGGGTACGATAAAATCTACCGTGGATCGCTCCATGAACGATCCGGAATTGCTATCACAGTGAATCCCCATTGCTCTAGCCGCTCTTCTTCGTTTGTGTCGGGATCGGCATTGAAGAATGAGGTAGAGGATCAAGATGATGATTATCGTCAAAACTATGACCACGGCAGCTCCAAAGCCCAAAATGTATTCCACCTGAAATACAAAGGGAAAAAACACTTGAATTCATTacatctttctttccttcattaCGTATGCACAAATTCGGCCAAGAGCCGAAGGCAGTTTTTTATATCTTTTTCgttctttggctctcttggatTAGACCGCTCTAACTTTAGGCCTTCTTTATCCGGAACCCACAGGCCAATTTGTTTCGTCAGGCCTCGCTCTGCTATACTGCTAtcctctttcattttgtatgCCTTTGTTTCAATTGGAGAGCGACAAAAAACTaaatcccaatttcatggaaaaatcCTCCCACCAAAATATTGGGAGAAAAAAGCTCAGCggtctccttttcatttcctttcacTTCAACCGAAAAAAGTTCTAACCTTCAGCGTGGATTCGGAACAATTTGCCTACGAGGAGGATTGTGGGAACgtctttcttcaaattgaatCCCGGATTATTTGCTACTTTCTCTTTTCTTGTGTTTGCAAACTCtaccttcttcttttctttggcaGATGGCTTGCattttaaatttgaatgaattaaAGCCGTGTGTGTTACATGTTTCGGGTTTGGAATTCCGCACAAGCTCGCACCAAACCCACTTATGCATATTTGCAGAGTCTCACACAAAACGAAGAGACATGTGGAGAGTCATGCACATCCAGAACCACGTTGGGTTTTGTTTCTGCCTCTCCcttagaaaatattttcgagTCCATCTCTTCCGCAAGATCCTGGTCTTTTGGACACTTCAAAGCTGAGCAGTGAAAGAAAAGACTTTCGACCGTTTCTCTTCGAGCGGACAAGACATATCTCATCCCAAATGACCGTTCTTGAATCGACCACGTGGTTCTTGGAATTCATGGAAATGTCACTCGCTTTTGAGTACATTGGGCCTTGAAATGTCTATGGAAATAGGGACATTGAAATTCTGTGAAAGGACAACCAACTTTGGTCATGACGTGAgtagagagaaagaaagaaaaaaaagcgattCACAAGTTAACAGTCGATGCTCAAGGTCAGAAAACGCAAGTCACTTTTTCCCCTGGCTAAAAAACTTGCGAGAGCTGTGGGGTTCTCGAAGAAAAATTTCACGATGCACGAACCATCGTTCCATGGTAAAGAAGGAAAAGCACGTTCTACATGCTCGGTATTTGGGTCCTTAAGAGCATTCCTCTGTCTTTTCCAGCATTTTCGGGGACGCACTTTGAGCGTGTCCAAAAATCAGTTGCAGGGGACACAAGTGTGGAGAATTAAGAACTCTATGATTGGAACAATGTGTCTTTGAGCACTCAAGGCAATGCTTATATGGCTGTGGGGGAGAGTCTGGTGCCTGGGATGCATGGAGTTATGTGGCCAGATTATTGGATATGGAAATATGCAGGAGTTTGGTTTTCTCAAAGATACTacacaaatgacaaaaaaggcaTTCTTTTCGTGCTTGCGTCATTTTTCCGAATGTCTCAAAGAAAGGTGGTTAAGGTAAAATAGGAAAGGGTTTCATTCACTTTACTGTTGAAGGTTAATGAATGAGAGGATAGGTGCAATATTTGCTTTACAggttgttttcctttttctcttACAATATCCTAACCAAAAGTTTCTTCAGCTTTTAtatacaaacattgtttgtcCTCGTGAAAACGCCTCGAGAGCCAC from Tigriopus californicus strain San Diego chromosome 3, Tcal_SD_v2.1, whole genome shotgun sequence encodes:
- the LOC131877927 gene encoding uncharacterized protein LOC131877927, which produces MRSGPRFFLMMSLHAKNHVTFIQRLSVQCLLLSVLATGDVGCPDKCVCKWKSGKETVECVDSGLTAIPPGIAPGTQVLDLNHNEIPIIKNGLFSNLGITNLQKIFCSHCNLVAVEERSFLHLTNLVELDLSENLLRKVPSRSLELTKALMRLSLSANPIKMIKAKAFEHLKFVTNLDLSHCSIETIEMNGFFGMESLLELRLESNHLSYLPGVNLFPRSVHLIELYGNPFQCDCRLLDFAHWVQQSGTPRTVEPQCLRPPRLANRTITSLALDSELACLPQVEAEIADDGRARGSGWATATKSSVGVTKAVEPGRRNVSLRCSVFAVPAAIVTWWRANRLVANSSVFEHLWEEQFYHIVEHRSNSHQLTSEFLILEVRPEDHGSFFCSAQNPAGVASVNFTIHVRGVESQPSLSAPGENKAALEEKTSKAKEKEASGSDKQDQEDDSMIKVEYILGFGAAVVIVLTIIIILILYLILQCRSRHKRRRAARAMGIHCDSNSGSFMERSTVDFIVPGEMELTKAVRSVSNSTMKTTTAESKSLLETSNTKLSDNGLSSSDDDFGSGGKTNIKTNLIHNQLQPMAAHHFYPYPRAMNQNGMIPFGQPINWRHPYTAVPNGLMPGVPHPHWPQLRPMMPPTYRNPPPPTGAKMGSPNGKHGIMIDGSTGLPLCPCCGESNWHHFHFHPGMAQAYPGFYPPHPTSSTLPGPDPSGRPSSNLIAKNLNMLPNEPYQRPASAMYFHQTQFPDVLSGTGWRDQPVQSVIHPQAQAHPGDHFAGFHSFPSNYDRLQSSSSMDDLKSGALSDGEADRVNKRSNRRHQLTRRSSTLSMAGDQRWRLDSAAPHYVTISRASQQHLNQIGQKAWRGPEDHFKPNQVFTPGKLEKDSIRHSSQPFLSNGKLGSNILDFGSSPTNGPPPPSSSMASGVSLIVNRQSLTHGPKSSSVRKSSLSGPPPQASKAQLERLNYKTCAVMPKFKDLVPQPRYQKPVSEQASHIANDEYLFPDLPPPPDALLDDDSTKGVHFKDANLASSRSSSLDDLQQWVTSAADITAAANKAAAKAVNGFNTLPSNMASNYHPAYLNYPMQYPSQDAHLDQIQLALNGVRRHRTPEANHQHSNHLRKGSGAVKVDLTFADKSIRRPDSAPDLAQDEMGSQSSHVSPFHQQSQLHRRPGGLKQKSLGRACSIDSRKANVKKIGCSPGKGKHVMFTGVSDADSPSETHDEEDPVEVETDATKARCFDKDVWVLRQDNPELAKKKQKKQEFDSIPVSGIVVAQPQPCPITSPSQFTMKPMPLPPLPHGAPLGTITAPMNLNGAGVMVGISSDDKPERPPKPAPPPRTTPQLPPRAPNPALQRAANQPGGGQQSVSESPDEGYHEDGDPGSEVL